The following are from one region of the Flavimobilis soli genome:
- a CDS encoding M23 family metallopeptidase, which yields MRNLRRSLAALLVVGLVGVVAPAPAGADTLDDLRARKAAAQKAQSAAEKEISDLEEDLEDTDAEMAAAFVELRRVEALLPVAQAELDEAVATHTKAQAEADALGERLEDAKAQESLLVTQVQEQDAAAKATRASIAELARRAYRGEGRADSLGLVVGASSTEEFVNRYTLSQTALRAQTNSLTDLQQAEATSRNAQARLAGVREQITELKTEADAAVVAAQAAQAAAEEKKQEVANLVASQKTQLAKIEARKQQQLAAKAKKEADAAALEDEIQKVIGLTKKEKARLAAIREAERKRAEEAAKKALEEAKKKGTKPPTTLPVNNNPPSSSKFLAYPVKNVHITSSYGYRMHPVLHYLRLHAGTDFRAYCGTPIYAAAGGTVQWARYVSGFGNQVMVNHGTVNGANLMTSYNHFSKFAVSSGQKVKKGQLVGYSGTTGTSTACHLHFEVYVNGSTVNPMSML from the coding sequence ATGAGGAACCTGCGTCGCTCTCTCGCCGCCCTGCTCGTCGTCGGCCTCGTCGGGGTCGTCGCGCCCGCGCCTGCGGGTGCGGACACGCTCGACGACCTGCGCGCCCGGAAGGCCGCGGCGCAGAAGGCGCAGAGCGCCGCCGAGAAGGAGATCTCGGACCTCGAGGAGGACCTCGAGGACACCGACGCCGAGATGGCGGCCGCGTTCGTCGAGCTCAGGCGCGTCGAGGCGCTCCTGCCCGTCGCGCAGGCCGAGCTCGACGAGGCCGTCGCCACGCACACCAAGGCGCAGGCTGAGGCCGATGCGCTCGGCGAACGGCTCGAGGACGCCAAGGCGCAGGAGTCGCTCCTCGTCACGCAGGTCCAGGAGCAGGACGCTGCCGCCAAGGCGACGCGTGCGTCGATCGCCGAGCTTGCACGACGCGCCTACCGCGGCGAGGGGCGGGCGGACAGCCTCGGACTCGTCGTCGGTGCGTCAAGCACCGAGGAGTTCGTCAACCGCTATACGCTCTCCCAGACCGCCCTGCGCGCGCAGACGAACTCGCTGACCGACCTGCAGCAGGCCGAGGCGACGTCGCGCAACGCGCAGGCGCGGCTCGCGGGCGTCCGCGAGCAGATCACCGAGCTGAAGACCGAGGCCGACGCCGCCGTCGTCGCCGCGCAGGCCGCGCAAGCAGCCGCGGAGGAGAAGAAGCAGGAGGTCGCCAACCTCGTCGCCTCGCAGAAGACGCAGCTCGCCAAGATCGAGGCGCGCAAGCAGCAGCAGCTCGCCGCCAAGGCTAAGAAGGAAGCCGACGCCGCCGCGCTCGAGGACGAGATCCAGAAGGTCATCGGCCTGACCAAGAAGGAGAAGGCGCGGCTCGCGGCGATCCGCGAGGCGGAGCGCAAGCGCGCCGAGGAGGCCGCGAAGAAGGCTCTCGAGGAAGCGAAGAAGAAGGGCACCAAGCCGCCGACGACGCTCCCCGTGAACAACAACCCGCCGTCGAGCTCGAAGTTCCTCGCGTACCCGGTCAAGAACGTGCACATCACGTCGAGCTACGGGTACCGCATGCACCCTGTGCTGCACTACCTCCGCCTGCACGCCGGCACCGACTTCCGCGCGTACTGCGGCACCCCGATCTACGCAGCCGCGGGCGGCACGGTGCAGTGGGCGCGCTACGTGTCCGGTTTCGGCAACCAGGTCATGGTCAACCACGGCACAGTCAACGGCGCCAACCTCATGACGAGCTACAACCACTTCTCGAAGTTCGCCGTGTCCTCCGGGCAGAAGGTCAAGAAGGGGCAGCTCGTCGGTTACTCGGGCACGACCGGCACGAGCACCGCCTGCCACCTGCACTTCGAGGTGTACGTCAACGGGTCGACCGTCAACCCGATGTCGATGCTCTGA
- the smpB gene encoding SsrA-binding protein SmpB, with amino-acid sequence MIAQNKKARHDYVIEDVYEAGIVLSGTEVKALRAGRASLVDGYVAVDRGEAWLENAHISEYAQGTWTNHAPRRKRKLLLHKNEIVRLGNDVQAKGHTIVPLSIYFLDGRAKVEIALARGKKEYDKRQTLRERQDNLEAQRAMRHREMS; translated from the coding sequence ATGATCGCGCAGAACAAGAAGGCGCGGCACGACTACGTGATCGAGGACGTCTACGAGGCGGGCATCGTCCTGTCCGGGACCGAGGTCAAGGCGCTGCGCGCCGGCCGCGCGTCCCTCGTCGACGGCTACGTCGCCGTCGACCGCGGCGAGGCGTGGCTCGAGAACGCGCACATCTCCGAGTACGCGCAGGGCACGTGGACCAACCACGCGCCGCGCCGCAAGCGCAAGCTCCTGCTGCACAAGAACGAGATCGTCCGGCTCGGCAACGACGTGCAGGCCAAGGGCCACACGATCGTCCCCCTGTCGATCTACTTCCTCGACGGTCGCGCGAAGGTCGAGATCGCCCTCGCACGAGGCAAGAAGGAGTACGACAAGCGCCAGACGCTCCGCGAGCGTCAGGACAACCTCGAGGCGCAGCGCGCCATGCGTCACCGCGAGATGAGCTGA
- the ftsX gene encoding permease-like cell division protein FtsX → MRLQFILSEIGIGLRRNLSMTISVILVTFVSLTFVGAASLLQMQVSKLKDDWYGKVEVTVLLCPTGSSKVQCASGEATPEQVSDLEALIASPELAPEIQEVWFETKEQAFESFQEYFSGQDWAEAIRVEDMQASFRIKLVNPENYQVVSDVLTGRPGVESVEDQRKIFDSLFLVLNRASVLAVGLAAVMLLAAVLLITTTIRLSALSRRRETGIMRLVGASNLFIQLPFMLEGALAAALGAVLAVGGLWLGVKYLVTDWLAGEVSWVPLVGVGEVWTIAPLLLAVAIVLAAISSLVTLNRYTKV, encoded by the coding sequence ATGAGACTTCAGTTCATCCTCTCCGAGATCGGCATCGGGCTGCGTCGCAACCTGTCGATGACCATCTCCGTCATCCTCGTCACGTTCGTCTCGCTCACGTTCGTGGGCGCGGCGAGCCTCCTGCAGATGCAGGTGTCCAAGCTCAAGGACGACTGGTACGGCAAGGTCGAGGTCACGGTCCTGCTGTGCCCGACCGGCTCGTCGAAGGTCCAGTGCGCGTCCGGCGAGGCCACGCCTGAGCAGGTCTCCGACCTCGAGGCGCTCATCGCGTCGCCCGAGCTCGCCCCGGAGATCCAGGAGGTGTGGTTCGAGACGAAGGAGCAGGCCTTCGAGTCCTTCCAGGAGTACTTCTCCGGGCAGGACTGGGCCGAGGCGATCCGCGTCGAGGACATGCAGGCGTCCTTCCGCATCAAGCTCGTCAACCCGGAGAACTACCAGGTCGTCTCCGACGTCCTCACAGGCCGTCCGGGCGTCGAGAGCGTCGAGGACCAGCGCAAGATCTTCGACTCGCTGTTCCTCGTGCTCAACCGCGCGTCCGTGCTCGCGGTCGGGCTGGCCGCCGTCATGCTCCTCGCCGCGGTCCTGCTCATCACGACGACGATCCGGTTGTCGGCGCTGAGCCGCCGCCGCGAGACGGGCATCATGCGCCTCGTCGGTGCGAGCAACCTGTTCATCCAGCTGCCGTTCATGCTCGAGGGTGCGCTCGCCGCGGCCCTCGGCGCGGTGCTCGCCGTGGGCGGGCTGTGGCTCGGCGTGAAGTACCTCGTGACCGACTGGCTCGCGGGGGAGGTCTCGTGGGTGCCGCTCGTCGGCGTCGGCGAGGTCTGGACGATCGCCCCGCTGCTCCTCGCCGTCGCGATCGTCCTTGCCGCCATCTCCTCCCTGGTGACCCTCAACCGCTACACGAAGGTGTGA
- the ftsE gene encoding cell division ATP-binding protein FtsE, whose product MIRLENVTKIYARGARPALSSISLEIERGEFVFLVGASGSGKSTFLRLALREERPTSGTILVAGKDLSTLSSWKVPALRRQIGAVFQDFRLLPNKTVFENVAFALQVIGKPKHHIETVVPDVLEMVGLGGKEKRRPHELSGGEQQRVAIARAFVNRPPILLCDEPTGNLDPTTSLGIMRLLDRINRTGTTVVMATHDDEIVDQMRKRVIELSAGELVRDQHRGVYGSAR is encoded by the coding sequence GTGATTCGCCTGGAGAACGTCACCAAGATCTACGCCCGCGGGGCGCGACCCGCGCTCAGCTCGATCTCCCTCGAGATCGAGCGAGGCGAGTTCGTGTTCCTCGTGGGCGCGTCCGGCTCGGGCAAGTCCACCTTCCTGCGGCTCGCGCTGCGCGAGGAGCGCCCGACGTCGGGAACGATCCTCGTCGCGGGCAAGGACCTCTCGACGCTGTCGAGCTGGAAGGTCCCCGCCCTGCGCCGCCAGATCGGCGCCGTGTTCCAGGACTTCCGCCTGCTGCCCAACAAGACGGTCTTCGAGAACGTCGCGTTCGCGCTCCAGGTGATCGGCAAGCCCAAGCACCACATCGAGACCGTCGTCCCCGACGTCCTCGAGATGGTGGGCCTCGGCGGCAAGGAGAAGCGCCGCCCGCACGAGCTCTCCGGCGGTGAGCAGCAGCGCGTCGCGATCGCGCGCGCGTTCGTCAACCGCCCGCCGATCCTGCTGTGCGACGAGCCGACCGGCAACCTCGACCCGACGACCTCCCTGGGGATCATGCGCCTCCTCGACCGCATCAACCGCACCGGCACGACCGTCGTCATGGCGACGCACGACGACGAGATCGTGGACCAGATGCGCAAGCGCGTCATCGAGCTGTCCGCGGGCGAGCTCGTCCGCGACCAGCACCGTGGCGTGTACGGCTCGGCGCGCTGA